In the genome of Vicia villosa cultivar HV-30 ecotype Madison, WI linkage group LG7, Vvil1.0, whole genome shotgun sequence, one region contains:
- the LOC131618863 gene encoding uncharacterized protein LOC131618863, with protein sequence MEWCNQSTSIKYLFKYINKGSDRISAIIQGQDKNNVDEIKQYLDCRYISPSEACWRIFSYSIHGRKPAVERLFFHMEGENSVYYKDYEQVGDVLLKPSVTESMFTSWFEANKTYEEARLLTYGDFVSKFVYHKRSRTWKPRKRGYTIGRLIWVPRSTSELFYLRMMLTVTKGPLCYKDIKKVDGKQLKTFRDACFAMGFLQDDREFVEAIKEAHLWGSGPFLCKLFVTMLLSSSMNRPEHVWRKTWMYLSDGILYEQRLFTRNQGLTMSDAELKERTLMAIETLLQNNNRTLKDFKTMPYPKDFVVSFTGNRLLYDELQYEVVAQKQIFDTLYASLTGK encoded by the exons ATGGAATGGTGCAACCAAAGTACTTCCATTAAATACCTTTTCAAATATATCAACAAAGGTTCGGACCGTATTTCTGCAATCATACAAGGTCAGGACAAAAACAACGTTGACGAGATCAAGCAATATTTGGATTGTCGATACATCTCCCCAAGTGAAGCATGTTGGAGGATCTTTTCTTATTCTATACATGGAAGGAAGCCCGCTGTAGAGAGACTGTTTTTTCATATGGAAGGTGAAAACTCCGTGTACTACAAAGACTACGAGCAAGTTGGTGATGTTTTACTCAAACCAAGTGTAACCGAGTCAATGTTTACATCTTGGTTTGAGGCAAACAAAACTTACGAGGAAGCAAGATTGCTAACTTATGGTGACTTCGTTTCTAAATTTGTTTATCATAAAAGAAGTCGGACTTGGAAGCCAAGGAAAAGAGGATATACCATTGGTCGACTCATTTGGGTTCCTCGAAGCACTAGTGAATTGTTTTATTTAAGAATGATGCTCACTGTCACAAAGGGTCCTTTGTGCTATAAAGACATTAAGAAAGTTGATGGAAAACAACTTAAAACTTTTAGGGACGCTTGCTTTGCGATGGGATTTCTACAAGATGATCGAGAATTTGTCGAGGCAATCAAAGAGGCACATCTTTGGGGTTCTGGTCCATTTTTATGCAAGTTATTTGTGACAATGTTGTTATCTTCTTCCATGAACAGACCGGAACATGTGTGGAGAAAGACTTGGATGTATTTATCAGATGGCATTCTCTATgagcaacgcttattcacaagaaATCAAG GTCTGACAATGAGCGATGCCGAGCTCAAAGAAAGGACACTTATGGCCATTGAGACACTTTTACAAAATAATAATCGAACTCTTAAAGACTTCAAGACAATGCCATATCCAAAAGATTTTGTCGTCTCCTTTACTGGAAATAGGCTACTTTACGATGAACTTCAATATGAAGTTGTTGCTCAAAAACAAATTTTTGATACTTTGTATGCTTCTCTTACAGGTAAGTAG